In Gemmobacter sp., the sequence CCCCAACGGTCCAGTTAGTCCTCGTGAAGAACCGAGATAATGATGTTCATGGGATCGGCGCCGTCGCCGAAATGATGCTCGTGGTCCCAATCTGACACGACCATGCCATCCGCGCATTCCATGACAAACTCACCGAAGGCGCGCAACGCGGCCGGATCGCGGAAGCACAGGCTGACGGATTCCAGCTCCAGTGGCTGGCTCTCCCCATCCTGGTAACCTGGGCTGTAGATTCGGAACTGCGGCCGGCGGCCACCCTGCCTTGTCATTTTACCTTTCCCCCAATCAGAACCGCGACGATACTGGCCGCCCCGAAAACCCCAACCATGTCTGATTTTCGTGTAGAATCGCATCAATAAATGCAATGCAGTCTTGGCCCGGGGTCACCGATCTGCCCGGAATGCAACGCCCCGATTTCCATCACATACCGCCTGCGACCCGCACCGACCGTCCTGCTTTAGCGCAAACGATCACATCGGCCCGTCACCCGGGCTTGCGCCGCGCGCGCGAGGGGCTTAAGCCCTTGCCCGTCAGTCACCCTCAACCAAAGAGGACCACCATGGCCAGACCCAAGATCGCGCTGATCGGCGCGGGCCAGATCGGCGGCACGCTTGCCCATCTTGCCGCCATCAAAGAACTCGGCGACATCGTGCTGTTCGACATCGCCGAAGGCACCCCGCAGGGCAAGGCGCTGGACATTGCGCAATCCGGTCCCTCCGAGGGCTTTGACGCCGGTCTGAAAGGCGCCAACAGCTATGAGGATATCGCGGGCGCCGATGTCTGCATCGTCACTGCCGGCGTGCCGCGCAAGCCGGGCATGAGCCGCGACGACCTGCTGGGCATCAACCTCAAGGTCATGAAATCGGTCGGCGAAGGCATCAAGGCCCATGCCCCGAACGCCTTCGTGATCTGCATCACCAACCCGCTCGATGCGATGGTCTGGGCGCTGCGCGAATTCTCGGGCCTGCCGCACAACAAGGTCGTCGGCATGGCCGGCGTGCTGGATTCGGCGCGCTTCCGCCACTTCCTGAGCCTGGAATTCGGCGTGTCCATGAAGGACGTCACCGCCTTCGTGCTGGGCGGCCATGGCGACACCATGGTGCCGCTGGTCCGCTATTCCACCGTGGCCGGCATTCCGCTGCCGGATCTGGTGGAAATGGGCTGGACCACCCAGGAAAAGATGGACGCCATCGTCCAGCGCACCCGTGACGGCGGCGCCGAGATCGTCGGCCTGCTGAAAACCGGCTCGGCCTTCTATGCGCCGGCGACCTCGGCCATCGAGATGGCGGAAAGCTATCTGAAGGACCAGAAGCGCCTGCTGCCCTGCGCGGCCTATGTCAAGGGCGCCTATGGCCTTGACGGCATGTATGTCGGCGTGCCGACCGTGATCGGCGCGGGTGGCATCGAGCGTATCGTGGACATCAAGCTCAACAAGGACGAGCAGGTGATGTTCCAGAAGTCGGTAGATGCCGTGAAGGGCCTCGTCACCGCCTGCAAGGGCATCGACCCGACGCTGGCCTGATCCGGGTTCTCCAAGGCCCGCCGCGCCCCGTCTGGTGGCGCGGCGGGCCGCTTGATTCCAGGGCTGTCGCATGGATCGGTCGGCCCCGGGGGCCTTTCGGCAGACCCCGCCAGATGCTAACCGGAAGGCAACCGTCCCCGGCATGGGCGACCAACCGCAGGAGACCACCATGGATTATTCGAAATCCGGCAATCCGAAATCCGGCAAGGGCACGCCCCGCCATACCGAACACAACCAGAAGGGGCAGGCCGCCAACCCCTTTGGCCGCAAACCCTCGCGCGAGGATCTGCTGGAACGGATGAAGTCCGCCGCCGCGCGCAACGCCGCCAAAGACGCGCCGAAACCGTAAGCCGCGCCCCAGCCAGGATGACGGCGATGTCCCGCCATGTCTCGCCCTATCACGTGCCCGGCATGTATGCCGACGCGATCGCGCGGGGCCGCCACCGCGACATCATCGGCGGGCGGTGGGGGGAAACCGGCGCGATCCAGATGGACATGCTGCTGCGGCTGGGGTTGCAACCGCACCACCGCCTGCTGGACATCGGCTGCGGCCCCTTGCGCACCGGCTGCCGGCTGGTGCCGTTCCTGGATCCCGGCAACTACTGGGGCACCGATCTGTCGGGCGCCCTGATGGCCACCGGCTATCATCAGGAACTGACCGAGGCCGACCGGCGGCGCCTGCCCGCGCACCAGCTGGTCGAGGATGGCGATTTCAGCTTTCCCGGCCTGCCGCGCGCGTTCGACCTCGTGCTGTGCTTTGCCGTGTTCACCCATCTGCCGCAGGCGCAGCTGGCCGATGGGCTGGCCCGGGTGGCCGAGCGGCTGGACTTTGGCCTGTTCGCCTTTACCGTCTTTCTGGCCCCCGATGCGGTGGCGGCGGCGGGGCCCTGGCGCCAACCCGATGGTGTGGTCACCCATGGCGACCGCACGCCTTGGCATTTTCTGGCCGAAGATGTGGTGCGGCTGGGTGCCGATGCCGGGCTGCGGGTGGACATCCGCCCCGACCGCCTGCCACGCGGGCAGGTGCTGTGCGTGGCAACGCGCTGAGCAACTTGTGATTGCGCGGCACACCGCATCGTGGCAGCGTGCCGTCATGCGCATCTGGCCCTGTCTTGTTGCAACGGTGATGACGCTGGGTGGTTGCGTTGCCCCTGGCCCCGAAGGGCTGGAACTGGCCAATATCAGGCCCTCGAACATCGTGCCCAAGACCTCGCCCGCCCGGCTGGCCACCATGTTCGCCGACATCTGCCTGGACGGCCCGGCCGATGCCGATACGGCAGCGGCGCGACTGCGGGCGATGGACTATGTCGAGGTGCCGGCACGCCACCCCCGCGCCATCCGCAGCTTCGTGGTCGACGACAGCCGCCCGGCGGTGATGCTGGGGGCCGACGGCCGGTCCTGCGCGCTGGCCGCACAGTCGCGCACCGGCCAGACCGAGCGGTTGCGCAGCCTGATCGCCGGGCGCTACCCGCAGGCAACGGCGTTCAGCGCCGCCGGAATCGAACAGGGCTGGGTGCTGGGTG encodes:
- the mdh gene encoding malate dehydrogenase — its product is MARPKIALIGAGQIGGTLAHLAAIKELGDIVLFDIAEGTPQGKALDIAQSGPSEGFDAGLKGANSYEDIAGADVCIVTAGVPRKPGMSRDDLLGINLKVMKSVGEGIKAHAPNAFVICITNPLDAMVWALREFSGLPHNKVVGMAGVLDSARFRHFLSLEFGVSMKDVTAFVLGGHGDTMVPLVRYSTVAGIPLPDLVEMGWTTQEKMDAIVQRTRDGGAEIVGLLKTGSAFYAPATSAIEMAESYLKDQKRLLPCAAYVKGAYGLDGMYVGVPTVIGAGGIERIVDIKLNKDEQVMFQKSVDAVKGLVTACKGIDPTLA
- a CDS encoding class I SAM-dependent methyltransferase, with protein sequence MSRHVSPYHVPGMYADAIARGRHRDIIGGRWGETGAIQMDMLLRLGLQPHHRLLDIGCGPLRTGCRLVPFLDPGNYWGTDLSGALMATGYHQELTEADRRRLPAHQLVEDGDFSFPGLPRAFDLVLCFAVFTHLPQAQLADGLARVAERLDFGLFAFTVFLAPDAVAAAGPWRQPDGVVTHGDRTPWHFLAEDVVRLGADAGLRVDIRPDRLPRGQVLCVATR